The Diadema setosum chromosome 1, eeDiaSeto1, whole genome shotgun sequence genome has a window encoding:
- the LOC140235232 gene encoding uncharacterized protein, with product MSHSLRVKTPIGEAGANGQTTTAASGNTIIIIVGAITGSLLFLVLVMLCIVVGCILRRNSKKSEEDGYGDEKKTKSKKKNPPEYVDRIFRPVDWSNPESPEGNHDIAEIDRILWQESQSRQGSIAMRNPAYKEDDDGDDLFVRVSNGHAKMNGNGPPRPPNLEMLPPIRRQSAMSDDSSRPRSAKSPSSPTDTQISILDRRTWGTPDLAADIDDNHEDYGGPSSRAIPNTVSGPHNDPEIDYSVFGSGNMRGSTLQDNTLRRSFRSRNQAIVDFYESGYSNSIGARSSVSLPMSRMDYQIESDERPTSGYGTGSRMLWQKRKFEGFAQ from the exons CAAACGGACAAACGACAACGGCTGCCTCTGGaaataccatcatcatcatcgtggGTGCGATCACCGGGTCACTTCTCTTCCTAGTCCTCGTCATGTTGTGTATCGTAGTGGGATGCATTCTACGCAGAAACTCAAA AAAATCAGAAGAAGACGGCTATGGTGatgagaagaaaacaaagagcaAGAAGAAAAATCCTCCTGAGTATGTTGACAGAATATTCAGACCAGTTGACTG GTCGAATCCAGAAAGTCCAGAAGGAAATCATGACATAGCCGAGATCGATCGCATTTTGTGGCAAGAATCGCAGAGTCGGCAAGGATCGATAGCCATGAGGAACCCAGCCTACAAAGAAGACGATGACGGAGACGATCTATTTGTACGT GTGAGCAACGGACACGCTAAAATGAATGGGAACGGTCCTCCCCGGCCGCCGAATCTGGAGATGCTCCCACCAATACGTCGCCAGTCTGCCATGTCCGATGACTCGTCCAGACCACGAAGCGCCAAATCCCCATCTTCGCCGACCGACACCCAGATCTCGATCCTCGACAGAAGAACCTGGGGCACACCTGATCTCGCTGCCGACATCGACGACAACCATGAAGATTACGGTGGTCCATCGTCGAGGGCCATCCCAAATACGGTGTCTGGCCCCCACAACGACCCCGAAATCGACTATTCCGTTTTCGGTTCGGGCAACATGCGCGGATCGACTTTACAGGACAACACGTTACGGAGGTCTTTCCGGTCGCGGAACCAGGCGATAGTGGACTTCTACGAAAGTGGGTACTCCAATTCAATAGGAGCGCGATCGTCGGTCTCGCTGCCCATGTCACGGATGGATTACCAGATTGAGTCCGACGAGCGACCTACCTCCGGTTACGGAACAGGGAGCAGAATGTTATGGCAAAAACGAAAATTTGAGGGTTTTGCACAATGA
- the LOC140226561 gene encoding breast cancer metastasis-suppressor 1-like protein translates to MPAIDETAGDSEPEDMEEETSTLDTDKSEEDDSETGTSGSDDDSSEFDEADCDRRRTECMEDMNDLESQFTSLRDQLYLERIDQAEYKMTEVKLGSAVEYLNPLRELDQMKKRKLSIASVLRELRMENIRNKLQSEEKAARENHDSEKMLLRDAMKADLEEKIRRLEEDRHNIDLTTELWNESRIMKQKGKKPDSSHSDRKKKPIAVSGPYIIYMLREEDILDDWTAIMKARGARRKPENLFKPEKPLHRAKYEDGKLCYDGRIFHRKDQIIIENRDDSPVSARITTIDSREVWFRRSDGTKSRLLLHNLEKGKCTIHHGR, encoded by the exons ATGCCTGCTATTGACGAGACAGCAGGGGATAGTGAACCAGAGGACATGGAGGAAGAAACGAGTACATTGGACACTGATAAAAGTGAAGAAGATGACTCAGAAACGGGAACATCGGGAAGCGACGATGATTCGTCTG AATTTGATGAGGCTGATTGTGACAGGAGGCGGACGGAGTGCATGGAAGATATGAATGATCTGGAGAGTCAGTTCACCAGTCTGCGAGACCA GCTGTATCTGGAACGTATTGACCAGGCAGAGTACAAGATGACAGAAGTCAAGCTTGGGTCAGCTGTGGAGTATTTAAACCCCCTGCGTGAATTGGACCAGATGAAAAAGAGGAAGTTGAGCATTGCCAGTGTGCTCCGAGAGCTGAGGATGGAAAACATCAGGAACAAGTTGCAGAGTGAGGAGAAAGCTGCACGAGAAAATCATGAT AGTGAAAAGATGCTGCTTCGAGATGCAATGAAGGCTGATCtagaagaaaagataagaaGGCTGGAAGAAGACAGACACAATATAGATCTCACAACAG AACTTTGGAATGAGTCGCGTATCATGAAGCAGAAGGGAAAGAAGCCAGATTCCTCTCACTCGGACAGGAAGAAGAAGCCAATAGCTGTCTCAG GTCCATATATCATTTACATGTTGAGAGAAGAAGATATCTTGGATGACTGGACAGCGATAATGAAG gcTAGAGGAGCAAGAAGGAAACCTGAGA ATTTATTCAAGCCTGAAAAGCCTCTGCACAGAGCAAAGTATGAAGATGGCAAGCTGTGCTATGATGGTAGAATCTTCCACCGCAAAGACCAGATAATCATTGAGAATCGGGATGACTCACCCGTGTC GGCAAGAATTACTACCATTGATTCGCGGGAAGTATGGTTCAGGAGAAGCGACGGAACGAAATCCAGACTCCTCCTTCATAATCTGGAGAAGGGAAAGTGTACCATCCACCATGGACGGTAG